AACTCACCGAGGGTGCACTCAAGATCCCCTACGTGTCCTACATAGACCCGTCCAAGAACATCGTCGCCATGAAGATAGGTATCCTCGAGGTGGAACTCGACTATACCAAGAACATAGACACCAACGCCTCCGAGATCTACGCCAGAGGAAAGGAGCAGAACGAGAAGGCCGACAACGCCCAGAAGGCCCTGGACGACTCCGTGGCGGAGCTGGAGAAGAAGCAGAAGGGATTCGATAAGAAGGTCGCCGCCGAACTGGCCAAGGCCAAACCGACGAAGAGGTTCTGGTTCGAATCGTACAAGTGGTTCATCTCCTCGGGAGGGAGACTCGTCATAGCCGGAAGGGACACCCACTCCAACGACCAGGTGGTCAAGAAACACCTGAAGGAGGGGGATGTCTATGCACATGCCGACATCCACGGAGCACCGTCCGTCATCCTGAAGGACGGCCTCAAGGCATCCGAGGAGGAGCTCAGGGAGGCCTGCTGGTTCGCTCTGGCACAGTCCAAGGCCTGGATGGCCGGATCGGCCGAGGGAGGGGCGTTCTGGGCCTATCCCGACCAGGTCAGCAAGACCCCCAACGCCGGAGAGTTCGTCCCCAGGGGGGCGTTCATCATCAGAGGGAAGAGGAACTACGAGTACCATCTTCCCCTGGAGATGGGGATCGGGGAGGTCTATTACCAGAACGAGCGCAAGATCATGTGCGCCCCCACCCCTGTGATGGAGAAATGCAGCGAGAAGTACTATGTCATCCGCCCCTCCAAGGAGAAAAACGGCAGGATGGCCGGAGACATCGCCAAGGCTTTCGAAGTACCGGAGGAAGAAGTATCGAGGATACTCCCGCCCGGATCCGTGGACATCGTAAGGAAGGTCCTCCCGAAACCGGATACCGATGAAGAGGAGTGAGGATCACTCCAATTCGAGGCCGAATATCGCAGGATGTTCCTCCGGACAGAGTTCGGAGGAACAATTCCTGACGAACTGCTGCAGATGGGCCATATCCTTGTCCGTGAGGGACGCCTTGCGCCTGTTCCCTACACGGGTCAGCAGGATATTCCCGCCCAATACAGGCTTCCCCTCGGACGAATATGCCGATACGACGGCGCTGCGGTCCTGGAGAACGTCCTTGTCGCCGTACACAGCGTAACGGGTGCCTCCGACGGAGCACACGATGCGGAATATGTTGTCGCAGCGTATTACCTCGCAGTACTGCCCCTATATGTCATCGATCTCCACGGCCCTGACATCACGGTTGTCGACATCGATGAAAACACAACGTACTCTGCCGATTCCGAACACGGGTCCATGCAGCAGTTCCGATTATTTCAACCGTGCGAAGACAGGCCCTCGTCCGATCCGTAAACCGATGGCCATATGATATTGGTTGATCTCCGAGCATCCCGATGCAAGATCATATATTGGACCATGCTGCTGAGTAATCAACGAAGCGTAAGTCGCCACGTTTAGCCTCGTGCACTCGCAAACCGCATATGCGTCCGGTTCACAATGTTCAGTTCTGTATCCTCTTGACGTCATACTTGCCGGGTATGAGTTCGAAGAATCGATCGTTCCTTTCTTGCGGTTGTAACGATTTGGTGATAGATGGCGAAATGCCGGCGGAAACGAGATTTTCAAATTGAAACAAATCCGCCCATATCAAATCCGATGCTGGCCAAAAAGAATGGCGGGCATATTGGGATTCGAACCCAAGTCTAGGGCTCCGCAAGCCCCTAGGATATCCAAGCTACCCCATATGCCCGTGGAATTAATGCGGCCCGATCCTTACGGATAGGTAAGTGGTTTTACCCTTCATGCCTCAGGATGAGACAGGTAGCGGGTGATGTATCCGGCGATCTTGTTCCTCATCGGAACGGTCTGGACGTCGGTAAGGGTTGCGACCATTTCCTTGTTGTTGTCGAAATCCTTGTTGAACGCCTGAGGATATTTGTTGATGAGTTCGATGGATACTCTCTTGATGTAGGTGGGTCTTATTCTTCCCATATCTTTCACCGAGTAATCCGACTGATGGATATTCCTTATTTAAAACATTGCGAAGAACGAAGGCTTCAGCATATGCCGAAATTTCCGATTTCCGCCACCATGTGCGCTCGGAAACCCGTCGGCAGTGTGATAGATTGATAAGCCGACACCCCGATGACAGGACGATCACCATGTCCGGGAAGTACAACGAGAAGTATGTTGAAGAATACAATGCGGCCATTGCGGCATACAACCGCGGAGACTACGAGAAGGCGGCAGAATTCATGCCCAAGGCGGCGAAAGAAGGCGACGAATACGCCCAGATGGTCCTTGGGAAGATGTACTATCTCGGGAAGGGCGTGGAACGCTCCGCGAAGAAGGCCGTCAAATGGTGGAGGAAGGCGGCGGACGCCGGCAACGAAAGTGCCGCCGAGCTTCTGAAGTGGGCCGAAAGGTACGGCTGTCCGAAGAATGTGGAATTCCTCCTTACGGACTGTTTCGTAAGCGGGGACTTCGAGTATGTCGTTACCGGAATGGACAGGAGGGTGGCCGTCTCGGAATACAAGGGGGTTTCCGTCAAACCGGTCTTGAAGTACAAGGTGGAGTACGGAGGGGAGACGTATTACCTCACCGGCATAGGGGGTTATGCGTTCGACGGTTCCCAAATCGAGAGCGTAACGATACCCGAGGGGGTGACGACACTTGGAGAGGCCTGTTTCGAAGACCAGCGGGAGCTGACGAAGGTCGTCCTGCCTTCGTCTGTGACCGAGATCGGGACCGCCGCGTTCGAGGGCTGCGAATCCCTTTCCAAGATAGATCTCGGCGGAACGGAGACCATAGGGGATTATGCGTTCGAGGGCTGCATGTGCCTGAAGGAGCTGATACTTCCAGAAAGTGTCAGGAGCATCGGAAAGGGAGCTTTCCAGAACTGCTCCTCCCTGAAGAAGGTGACGATCCCCTGCGGCGTGGAACGTCTGTCCAAGGACGTCTTCAGAGACTGCCACTCCTTGAAGACCGTTAATGTGCCAGACTCCCTCAGGCATATATGTTTCGGAGCCTTCGAGAACTGCGCCATCACGACCATGGAGCTGCCTGCGGGCGTAGAAAAGTTCACCGGAGGGTCGTTCCTCGGATGCGTATCCCTGAAGACGTTGACAGTGGCGGAAGGCAACATCAGATACCGCTCGGAAAAGGGGATGGTCTACGACGATATCGACAGGAAACTCGTACTGTGTCCTGCAGGCAAAGGTGCGAACCGTGTGGAAGTGGCCCCCGGGACCGTATCCATAGGTAAATGCGCATTCACCAAATGCACAGGCCTGAAAGAGGTCGTCCTCCCCGAGAGTCTCAAGAAGATCGGGGCATCCGCATTCGTATACTGCGAAGACCTCGAAAATATAACCTTCTCCGAAGGACTCGAGGAGATCTGCTACGGTGCGTTCGCATACTGCGGATCCCTGAGGAAGATCGATGTGCCAGACTCTCTGAGGAAGATGGGGGATTATTCCCTGTACGAAACCTCCGTGACCGACATCCGTCTGCCCAAAGGAACCGACAGGTCCCTGGTCTTCGGAGTCGACGAGGATCAGCGGTGATCCTTCATATCCGTACGGGGATGCCCGCAGGTCTTCTTTCCTTCGGGACAGGGGCCCCTTATGCATGCGGGTCCGGCATCGGAGAATATGACGGGCGAGACCTCCTTGCAGAGCCTCAGCATCTCGTCCGCCATCTCCCTGATCTCCCACTGGGCTCTGTTGCAACACCTCATGGAGAAGAAATGAAGGAGTTCGCGGGCGTTCATCGTTATCGTTATGTTGGTGGTGCAACCGTTGGGGAGGACATATCTGGCATCCTCCGCCGGGATCCCCATGCCGATCAACTTGGAATAGGAGTCCCAGATCCCATCCATGGTCTCCTCGTAGACCTTCATGGCCTCGGGGTCCCTCTTCACCGTCTCCGGCACCACGTATGTCGGCTCGGACAGCCTGACATACCTCTGGGACTGTTGCGAGAACGAGGCGATCCTATGCCTCACCAATTGATGGGTGAGCGCACGGGAGACCCCTTCCACGGAGAAGGTGAAAACGGCATGCTCGATTACGGAATGGTGCCCCATACCTATTACATGACGGAGCATCTTGGCCGGATCCACGGTCTCCAAGAGGTCTGCGGCGGAGTCCTCCGAGTAGCACGAGTGTGCTGCGGCCGCACATATCCTATCCGCATCCGGCGTATGTGCCAGCAATCTGACTATCATTCTTCGACACCTTCCCAATACTGGGTCTTCAGCTGCTTGACGCGTTCGGGATCCATGAGTTCCACGAGTCTGACGACCCTTCTGCCTTCCTCCGGCAGAAGTTTCAAAAGACCGTCCACATGACCGTCCCCCACCACCACGACCACCCTGTCATGCGTGGCACAGACCTCCTTTATCTTGGAGGCCATGAATTCGTTCCTTTCGTCGATGAGGACCCTCACCATGGTCGGATACCTCTTCCTCATCTCCTCGATATAGGCGGCCTGGTCCTTGGAATAGTCCTTCTGGGTCCTGTCCACCTTCCTCTTCCCGAAGATGCTGTCCGATATCCCGGACAGCCTGTAGCGCATCCTCTCCCCGCGGCCCATCTGGGTCCACATGCGGTCCATGGTGGCGGATGCGTCCTTGTCTATGCAGAATATCTCCGCATCGCACGACTTGCCGGCACCGATGGCGGCCACCATGTCTGCTCCTGCGGTGCTCTTGTTCTGTGCGGACATCTTCTCCTGGTATTTCGCCGACTGCTGGTAGGCGGCGTTGGTCTGCTTGAGCCTCTCCTCCTTGGAAGCGTCCGGATCGATCCCTCTGGCCTCCAGGTCCTTCCTGAGGGCCTCCTTGTCACCGGTGAGGGCATGGTACCTCATATCGTCCAGTTCCACACAAACGGCCTGAGGCCAGCACTGTCTGACGATGAACGAGATGGGGTCCGAGATGTTGAAGACGTGTCCTGTCCCGATTATCGTAAGCATATGGTCGGGGAGAATACGGTCGATTGATATAAAGGTCGGCAGAAACGACTGCGGCTGTAAAACGTTCGTATGATGGCGTCGACGACGATGTCTATCGGCCATCCGGCAAGAAGACCTGTGATGTCTCCGACGAAGCGGTTTGGGATCCTCCCCTTCACGCGGATGGACGTACATGGGAGACCCGTACGGCACATCCCGGAGGGGGACGGCAGACGTGGGATGTCCGCCGCACTGCCGCATAAATAACCCCCCCCTCTC
The nucleotide sequence above comes from Candidatus Methanomethylophilus alvi Mx1201. Encoded proteins:
- a CDS encoding leucine-rich repeat protein; amino-acid sequence: MISRHPDDRTITMSGKYNEKYVEEYNAAIAAYNRGDYEKAAEFMPKAAKEGDEYAQMVLGKMYYLGKGVERSAKKAVKWWRKAADAGNESAAELLKWAERYGCPKNVEFLLTDCFVSGDFEYVVTGMDRRVAVSEYKGVSVKPVLKYKVEYGGETYYLTGIGGYAFDGSQIESVTIPEGVTTLGEACFEDQRELTKVVLPSSVTEIGTAAFEGCESLSKIDLGGTETIGDYAFEGCMCLKELILPESVRSIGKGAFQNCSSLKKVTIPCGVERLSKDVFRDCHSLKTVNVPDSLRHICFGAFENCAITTMELPAGVEKFTGGSFLGCVSLKTLTVAEGNIRYRSEKGMVYDDIDRKLVLCPAGKGANRVEVAPGTVSIGKCAFTKCTGLKEVVLPESLKKIGASAFVYCEDLENITFSEGLEEICYGAFAYCGSLRKIDVPDSLRKMGDYSLYETSVTDIRLPKGTDRSLVFGVDEDQR
- a CDS encoding TraB/GumN family protein — encoded protein: MLTIIGTGHVFNISDPISFIVRQCWPQAVCVELDDMRYHALTGDKEALRKDLEARGIDPDASKEERLKQTNAAYQQSAKYQEKMSAQNKSTAGADMVAAIGAGKSCDAEIFCIDKDASATMDRMWTQMGRGERMRYRLSGISDSIFGKRKVDRTQKDYSKDQAAYIEEMRKRYPTMVRVLIDERNEFMASKIKEVCATHDRVVVVVGDGHVDGLLKLLPEEGRRVVRLVELMDPERVKQLKTQYWEGVEE
- a CDS encoding 30S ribosomal protein S17e, coding for MGRIRPTYIKRVSIELINKYPQAFNKDFDNNKEMVATLTDVQTVPMRNKIAGYITRYLSHPEA
- the thyX gene encoding FAD-dependent thymidylate synthase, giving the protein MIVRLLAHTPDADRICAAAAHSCYSEDSAADLLETVDPAKMLRHVIGMGHHSVIEHAVFTFSVEGVSRALTHQLVRHRIASFSQQSQRYVRLSEPTYVVPETVKRDPEAMKVYEETMDGIWDSYSKLIGMGIPAEDARYVLPNGCTTNITITMNARELLHFFSMRCCNRAQWEIREMADEMLRLCKEVSPVIFSDAGPACIRGPCPEGKKTCGHPRTDMKDHR